One segment of Struthio camelus isolate bStrCam1 chromosome 27, bStrCam1.hap1, whole genome shotgun sequence DNA contains the following:
- the LOC138062414 gene encoding E3 ubiquitin-protein ligase Topors-like has protein sequence PDATCPICLDTLDNVAYIKPCFHKFCFSCVFRWSKTKAECPLCKQAFRSILHTVVAEDDYQEHVIRPPEDGSVASHQQRRAPHRPAIRRRRHPAAHPQQPSPSPQMRPSPQNSSRLEGTRRHTRQRQREGGLLEPRQRLSPQRQARADRRPQGHAAATEEEMLNFRRSLYRTGMRVQRAPDGGHPQDISADFFCRSPASIQRLLPWLQRELRVLFGVHQTLLTVTELIVLTNLRRYDLDSQAFAEDLELLLLSRTEQFLHELISFARCSCSMETYDQQAMYGYRAPSRHEGSPSASLSLAAAAGTARTPVPAQSPSRARHARIVTEEG, from the exons ccagacgctacgtgtcccatctgcctggacaccttggacaacgtggcctacataaaaccttgcttccataagttttgctttagttgtgtgttccggtggtcgaaaacaaaggccgaatgcccgctgtgcaagcaggctttccgatcaattctgcacacagtggtggcagaagatgactaccaggagcatgtcatcaggccccccgaagatggttctgttgccagccatcagcaacggagagctcctcaccgccctgccatccggaggcgccgtcaccctgcagctcacccgcagcagccttccccttctcctcagatgcgaccctctccgcagaacagcagcaggctggaggggacccggaggcacaccaggcagaggcagagagagggagggctgctggagccacgccagaggctgtccccacagaggcaggccagggctgacaggagacctcaggggcatgcggcagcgacggaggaggagatgctgaacTTCCGCCGCTCTCTGTACCGCACAGGGATGCGCGTGCAAAGGGCTCCCGATGGCGGCCACCCCCAGGACATCTCGGCAGACTTCttctgccgcagcccggccagcattcagagactgctgccctggctgcagcgggaactgagagtcctctttggagtccaccagacattgctaactgtcacggagctcattgtcctgacaaacctgaggaggtacgacctggacagtcaggcctttgctgaggacttagagctgcttctgctgagtcgcaccgagcagttcctccacgagctcatcagctttgcccgctgctcgtgcagcatggagacctacgaccagcaggccatgtatggctaccgtgctcccagccggcacgaaggaagcccctcagcctcattgagcctggcagctgctgcagggacggcccggactcctgtgccagcccagagcccatcccGAGCTA GGCATGCCCGCATCGTgacggaggaaggatga